The genomic interval tGCCACATGCCCATGAAGGATACTCACATCACTCCCACATTGAGGCACGTGCTCCTGTTGGACAACTGGTAGCTGACCACTCGGTTCTCAGGAATTCTTTTGGAAAGAAATAACATGCAGCAGGAAGAGGGGATGACCACAGAGCCTAGacgaggagagagagagaagccacgTCTTTTCCCAGCCTCCCCTCGGCTCTGGGCCTCAGAGCTGGAGCTTGAACCCTGCACCAAACACCACCAGTCCATTCACTGGGCTGCCCTTTCCCCAGCGCTTTCCTCCAGCCCCAGGCTGGTCAGTCCTGCACCCTCCACTGTGCCATCCTAGCCACGCCCTTGGAACTGCATCCTGCCCGAGGTCTTACCCGTAGGGATGATGTGGTGGGCACAGACACCAAGGAACAGAAGGCTGGTTACGATGGTCATTGGGCCTGCCATGTCCCAGAGAGCAGAAGCACCAGCTCGGGGCTCAAAGCCAACGTGCGGGAGGAAAGGACCTGGGGATAAAAAGCTTGGGTCCTTGCAGAGCACCCCAaactccctccctctgccctttATGGGGCAACTAGAAGGAAACACGCCCCCGAGCCGCCTCCACGCTTCCTTGAAAATCCTGAGGCCTGTGGTCTGGAAAGAGGAAGTTGTTGTCCTGTTGTTGTCCAGCTGAGTCAAGGGTTATTTTGGGCTCCGAACAaaagagctgggggagggggcatCACCGCACCTAGGCCAAGTTCACAGGTGTTAGATGCATTGTCAGAAGGCCCATGGGACCCTGGCTGTGTTGGCTACTCCCTGTGGGATCCTGGATAAATCActcacctccctgagcctcagttactTCAGCTGAAAATGGGCAGAGTCATCCCTGTCTTCtcccttccattcattcattctttcattcattcacacgATTCTTTGTTAGGCATGTGCTCTGCGCCAGGAACTGGGAGGATTCTAATGGGGAGACAGATTTTTGATCAAGTGTGTGTAACAGTCAATGAGAGGTCAGCTGGGCTCGGTgtctcatgcttataatccctgCGCTTTGTAAGGTTCAAGTGGGAgcatcatttgaagccaggagtttgagaccagcctgggcaacatagcaagaccctgtctctacaaaaaataaaaaaattagccaggcttggtggtgcaggCTTGTAGTCTCActcttggggagactgaggtggaagtgtagcaggacgagctgcAGAAAAAACTCCTGataccgagttaaagaaggaaggggtttattcggccaggggcattggcaagactcctgtctcaagtgCTGAGCTCCCGGAGTGAGCAATtgctgtcccttttaagggctcacaactctaagggggtgcacgtgagagggtcgtgattgattaagcaagcagggggtatgtgactgggggctgcatgcactggtaattagatcggaacaaaacaagatacggattttcacagtgcactcctatacaatgtctgtaatctatagataacacaaCCGATGAGGTCAGGGGTCTATCTTTAACTACCAGCCCAGGGTGCGGTGCCGGGCTggctgcctgtggatttcatttctcccttttagtttttacttcttctttctttggaggcagaaattgggcataagacaatatgaggggtggtctcctcccttagaaGGAtgaattgaacccaggagttcaaggctgcagtgagctgtgatcacaccacggcctctccagcctgggcaacagagcaacaccctgtcttaaaatcaatcaatcaatcaatcaatcaatccatgACAGGTACTGACAGAGCAAAGCAGATGCTCTCAGGGCCGCTTTCCATCAGCTCTTGGTGGCCTTGAAGTCCCAACAGCCATCACCCGCACCTTCAAGTTGCCAGAGCCACTTAGTCACCAAGGCTCTAGGGAAGTAGGAAGTGCCTGGAAAACTACATCCTCTGGGGTGGCCAATGCCTGCCAGAGGGATGCTGACTCCAGGTCCAGCATGACCAACCCTGTTTCCTGAGTTTCCAGCTGGGTCAAATCTGTAACCCTCTGTGCAGCAGGACTTGGCTTGGCCCCTTCCCCCGACCAGATTCCCAGTCCCCTGACGGTCTCTCGTGGAAGCATCTCTTAATAAACAACAAGCCCATGAATCCCCGTCTCAGGGTCTGCTTTGGGGACCCGGACCCAGGACAAGGTGTGTGGGGGTaggtgggaggaagggaaacATAGGAGAAACCAGGGGCCAggagccgtggctcatgcctgtaatcccagcgctttaggaggctgaggcgggaggattgaggccaggagtttgagaccagccggggcaacacagcaagaccctgtctccaaaagaaatagaaaaattagccaggcatggtggtatgtgcctgtagtcctagctactcaggaggctgaggcaggaggatcgcttgagcctaggagtttgaggctacagtgagctaggagagcaccactgaactccagcctgggtgacagagcataaccctgtctcttaaaaaaaacaaaaaacaaaaaaaaaacaaggctgggtgAGGAGGTGtctcatgtctgtcatcccagcactctgggaggctaaggtgggaggattatttgagcccaggagttcaagaccagcctgctcaacatagcaaaaccccatctttacaaaaaaataaaagaaaaagaaaacaaacaaaatcatggGAAAACTGGCCAATTGTGCCAGGAGGAAAGTCCAGGAGGGACTCATAGCTGACAGCTGCACTGAGGTTGGAGGACGGACGGCACCGGCAACTATGCAGAAGCCTGTAAGTCATAACGTCCAGTTCAGTTGTAAGGGACTGAGGCAACTTTGTGAGAGAGTGGGACATAGCTCCCACCTCACTCCACCCCGCATTCCAGGATCCCAGGTCAGGACCTTATACTCAGAAACTCCCTTCACCCCCTACTCACATGTGGCTGACTGCCATGGTTACTACTTGAGACCCTTTCTCcagcagttactactgttactgcttgagACCGTCATTACAGCAATTACTACTGTTACCGCGTGAAACTGTCATTACAAGACTGAACAAAGGGATCAACGtagaaatgataacaaaaaaacaaaagaaactgttttaaggAAAGGCAGCAAAGGGTGAAGAGAGCGCCCTGATGCTATGGAGCAAAAGCAGCCCCTGAACCTCTACAGCCCTTTATATTtattgggtaacaagagcaaggaGGAGGAGGTAACGACTGGTCAGCTGCTTAATTGATCAGAGGTTCATCTTGTTACTGACAGGATTCAATTATTCCTAATCATAAGAAACATTTGTGCGGTCTCCCACACTCCCATACCCAAACCCTCCCTACGGTTCTCTCCTATTCCCCTTCTCCAACTTCCTGCTCTGGGATTCCAGGGCACACACCAATGCAGGACCCACACAGTGGCATAGTGGGAGCACAGTGGCACTTGTCACTTGGTGGCCAGCTGGGTGTCTGTGTCTCAGTCTCATGCTTGACCTGAACACCTTGAGATCAATTTCTATACCCGCCAAGTGCCGAGCAAATCACCTGTGCCATGGCCGGCGTTTGCAGAATGGATAGATGATGGATCGACTCTGAGACAATTTCCTCTGGACCAGAGACTCCTCTGCGGGTTTTGCTCGCAGAGCACAACTGGGGTCAGTGTATACACAGGGAAAGTCAGCAGGCAGGTCCCCTGATGGAGGCAAGACTGAAGTCAGGGAGCTTGGCAGCACCTGATCTCACTGCCTGTGCTTATAGAGTGAAAAATGCTGAGAGCCCAACTCAGGGCTTCATTAGCCTGGCACCTGTCCCTGTCTGCCTTTACCTTCCCATCAGCTGACAATAATTATCCTCTGCTGGCAGAGCAATTAGAGAGGATTAAGTGAGAAAAGTCGTGGTAAGACCCTTTATACATGCAGAggcttttgtctttaaaaatgtattacttatttatttttattatttttttttatacgaAGTCTatctctgtcgcccatgctggagtgcagtggcgcgatcttggctcactgcaacctccacctcccaggttcaagtgactctcccgcctcagcctccccagtagctgagattacaggcacccgccatcatgtcttgctaattgttgtgtttttagaagagatggggcttcaccatgttggtcaggctggtctcgaactcctgacctcaggtaatccacccacagcctcccaaagttctgggattacaggcgtgagccactgtgcctggccaaaaaaaaaaaaaaaaaaattcttttgagacaaggtcacactctgttgcccaggctggagtgtagtggcgtgatcatagctcattgcagcttccaactcctgggctcaagcaatcctcctgcctcagcctcctgagtggctgggactacaggtgcaggccaccacacccggctaagtttttaaatttttggtagagatggggtacccctatgttgcccaggctggtctccaactcctggattcaagcagtcctcccaccttgacctcccaaagcactgggattacaggcatgagccattgtgcccagctcaTCATGATGTCTTATGACAGTTCTTCTAATTTTTGCTCCCCAGTGATTCAGAGGGGATGCCGGGTGACTGCCTGAATTTTCTCATTCAGTGGGTGCTGGGAGTGTGGTGTGTGGAGGGGAGGAAGTAAGGGAGAAAGGATGGCCAGGCAGAGGCAGCACTCAGGAGAGGAGTGAGTATGGGGTAAACAGGGCGGGGATGCCCACCATCTCCATGTTGCAACAGGAGTGGGCGAGCAGAAGGTCATTGGGTGGGACTGTGTGGGGTTGGGTGCTTCAAACCAGATTAGTAATACCCTTTAAGGGCTTTTCCAAAgccttaaaaaacacaaaatacccaatctttcttttttttttttttttctgttttgtcacccaggctgccgtGGAATGgcctgatctccgctcactgcagcctccgcttcctggattcgagcaattcttgtgcctcagtcttctgagtagctgggattataggcacccgccaccatgcccggctaatttttgtatttttagtagagatggaatttcaccatgttggccaggctgatctcaaactcctgacctcaactgtttcatctgcctcggcctcccaaagtgctgggattacaggcgtgagccaccacaccaggacaAAACAcccagtgttttgttgttgtcattgttgttgcttttgttttgagacacagtctctctttgtcacccaggctggagtgcagtagcacgatcttggctcacgatAACCTCctccccccaggttcaagcaattctcctgtatcagcctcccaagtagctgggattacaggtgcccaccaccacacctggctaatttttatgtttttagcggaggcggggtttcaccatgttggctgagctagtctcaaactcctaacctcaagtgatccacccgcctcagcctcccaaagtgctgggatgaccggcatgagccacctcgcccaaccGAAACACCCAATCTTTACGCTCTATACAGGGAAATAGTTAAGGCAGGGATTACCAACCCTGTTTTACGAGGGAAGAGCTGATACCTTACAAGGATACGTGAGTAGACACTATCACAGGGCCACTTAGCTCCCGAAACGGGAAACTGTATCCTTCCCACTTGAAGTGGTGGAATCCAGCAGCCAGAGACataaagagagggaggaggaggtctTAGAAAGCCGACTAGAAAGGGAGTGGATAGGTAAAAAGAGAACTAgaaagccaagtgcagtggctcaggtccgtgatcccagcactttggaggccaaggcaggaggatcacctgaggccaggagtttgagaccagcctggacaacatggtgaaaccccatctctactaaaaatacaaaaattagctgggcatggtggcatgcacctgtagtcccagctacttgggaggctgaagcaggagaatcgcttgaacctggaaggcagaggttgcagtgagccgagatcgcgccactgcactctagtctgggtgacagagccagactccatctccaaaaaaaaaaaaaaggaaaggaagaggataggtaaaaagagaaagagaaagccaggtgcaatggctcacacctgtaatcccagcactttgggaggccaaggtgggaggattgcttgagcccaggagttcgagtccagcctgggcaacacggcaagacccagactcttaaaaaaaaaaaaaaaaaaaattagaaagaggaaGATGGAAGCGGTAGAAGTGGGAACCTGGCAGGGGCAGAAAGAGCATGTGTGGAGGAGCgtggagggtgggtgggtgggaagtGACCCACAGCAGTGTGAGGCTTTTAGAACCCCTGATGGCTCCAACGCAGACCCTGTccctctcttggcctcagtttctccatctgagaAGTAGGGTGTTGGCCACAGTGGCCTCTCCCCAAGTGTAGGACCACCAGCGGTGATGCAAGAAGgaacatttctcattttattgaaatgttttgTTATGGTCACCCCCTTTAATAAGGGACTTTAAGgaactttatatgtatatataaagttatatatattatagtaatACAAGATTTCCCTAAGGTAAAAAAtatgagggctgggcatggtggctcatgcctgtaaacgcagcactttgggaggccaaggcaggtggatcacctgaggtcaggagtttgggatcagcctgaccaacatggagaaaccccatctctattaatacaaaactagccgggcgtggtggcgcatgcctacaatcccagctactcaggaggctgaggcacgagaactgcttgaacccgggaggcggaggttgtggtaagtggagatcgcgccattgcactccagactgggcaatgagactgaaattctgtctcaaaaaaatatgtatatataaaatatatatataatttataatattatatacaaatatataatatataatatattattatatataatatataatatatacaaatatataatatatacaaatatataatatataatatatacaaatatataatatataatatattattatataatatatacaaatatatataacatataatatatacaaatatataatatataatatattattatatataatatataatatatacaaatatataatacataatatatatatataagtaggCTGGGCGatgcggctcacatctgtaatcccagcactttgggaggctgaggcatgcggattgcttgagctcaagtgttcaagaccagcctgggcaacatagtgaaacctcaactctacaaaaaataaacaaaaaattagccaggtactgtggtgcatgcctgtgggagactgaagcaagaggattgcttgaacccaggagttcaagactagcctgggtaacataacatGACCCcatctctcaataaataaataaaagaaagggtCTGTCATCTCTGacaataaataactttaaataccTGAGGATGGGGGCGGGGGGCACTGGATCTGATGGCCCTAATTAAGGTAAAAgtagaccacacacacacacacacatacacacagagagagaaagaaaaaaaatcctgtgtcTTCTTATTAAGGTCTAAAACTGAATTTTAGGTCAAACCATAGGCCCATAGATGGGCAGCTATGGTGTAGTGACATATTTTAGTCTCCGACCTGCTAAAAACTGGCTGTATGAGCGTGGGCAACTTGTTCACTCCTCCCAAGCTttgatttcctcatctatgaaatgttgggggtggggaggatgagGCCACCTTTTACCCATGGTCTCATGTGATTCTAGAATCCTAGAAAGTTATGGATGTAAAGGCTTTTAGTAAACAACAActacttcttcctcttcttcttcttcttcttcctcttcctcttcctcttcctcttcctcttcctcttcttcttcttcttcttcttccttcttccttcttctttcttcttcttctttttttttcagatggaatcttgctctgtcatccagggagtagtgcaatggcgcaatctcggctcactgcaacctccacctccctggttcaggcaattcctctgcctctgcctcccaagtagctgggattacaggtgcatgccaccacgccggctaatttttttgtacttttagtggagatggggtttcactatgttggccagactggtctcgaacttctgacctcgggtgatctgcctgccttagcctcccaaattctgggattacaggcgtgagccactgcgcccggcagtgCACATGCAGGTCTTCACCATCTAGCAGGAACCAGAGCCTTAAGCTAGAGGAATTCAGCCCCAAGGGAGGCTTTTCagatatccatccatccacctacccattaATTCATCTGctcacttatccatccatccatccacccacccacccatccacccatccattcacccacccacccatccacccatccattcacccatctatccatcatccatccatccattcatccatccacccattcatcctgCCATCACCCATCtacctatccacccatccacctacccacccatgcatccacctccccacccattcatccatccacccacccatccactcatctatccatccatccattcattaatccatccatccatccatccatccatccattcacccatccatccatccattcacctatctatccatccattcacccttccatccatccatctatccatccatccattcatccatccatcaacccctccatccatccacccatccatccactcatctatccatccatccattcattaatccatccatccatccatccatccatccatccatccatccatccatcaattcatccattcatccatccaaccatccatccatccatccatccacccacccacccacccatccatccatccatccatccactcacccacccacccacccatccatccatccactcatccatctatccatccatccatacatacatacatacatacatacatccatacatacatacatccatACATACCTCATCCCAGACATACCAAGAAAAACTATATACAGGTGTTGCCTTGGAGAACTCTCACACTAGCCCTGAGAGACAGAGGCAATTATGACACAGGTGATAAGTGTCCAGATGGAGGTCTACCGAGGCCACAGTGGAGAGCAGAAGTCAGAGAAAACTTCGTGGAGGAGATGCCCCTTGTGCTGAGTTAGGCTGACCAAGGGGAGTGGGGCTTGGCAAGGAGGAAACTGGGCTCAGAAGGGTATTTCAAGCCCTGGAGGCCACAGAGATGAAGTCAAGGCAGAGGGGTGACTTGGTCAGGTTGGAGCCTTAAAGAAATCACTCTGGCTGCAGTAAGTAGTGTGGCAGAACTGTTGGGAAGGCTGTGGTAGGAAATCTAGGATGGAGAGGTGGAGGCAGTTAAGATGGAAAGAAGGGGATGGATTTGAGGATCACTCAGGACTGCATTTGCTGAGCTCTGATGCCATACTGGTTGAGGAAAAGGAAGGACTGTCCAGGATAACACTTAGGTTTCAAACTTGAGTGCATGTGTTAGGGGGACCATTCATGGATAAAAACAGCCCACAGGGGCTATGGGGCTTGGAGTACCAGGGGTTCTAGTAGATAATCGAGGCAGGCAAGGCAGGTAGGGAGAGGTCTTGATGTCCAATAAATTATCAGAACAAGGgaggggctcaagcctgtaatcccagcactttgggaggctgaggcgggcagatcacctgaggtcaggagttcgagactagcctgatcaacatggagaaaccctgtctctactaaaactacaaaattagcccggtggcggtgcatccctgtaattccagctactctggaggctgaggcaggagaattgcttaaaaccagGAGACAgcggttgcggtgagccaagattgcaccattgcactccagcctgggcaacagagcgagactcctctcaaaaaaaaaaaaaaaaaaatcagaacaggaAGACCCTTTAGAGTCTCACCTGTCCCCACACTTTGTGGCTGGGAACTGGAAGCCCAGGGAGATTAGACAGCCTCAACTGCCCCACCCAGCTCAAGACCCAGTGCAGTACCACGGGGATGGCATGACCCTAGAGGTAGACACTCCTGGGTTTGAACTTTGTCCCAACCATATGCTCACTTGGTGGCCCCAGGCAAGGTGTTTAGCCTCTGTGAAGCTTAATTCATTTACTGAAAGATGGGTGTGACTGTGCACCTCCCAGAATGGTGGAGGGAGTAGGCCTCAAGCTTCAGTGAGGGACTCCATCAAATGCAACTAGACCAGTATCCCTTCAGCTGTCCCCTAAAGCCCCACATGGCTCCTCTGAACTCATCTTATCCTCTTATTGTCCCCATGTCAccagtaaggaaactgaggttcaggctgggcatggtgactcacgcctgtgatcctagcactttgggcagctgaggcagtagatcaccagaagtcaggagttcgagaccagcctggccaacatggtgaatcccatctctactaaaaatacaaaacttagtcaggtatggtggtgggtgcctgtaatcccagctactctggaggctgaggcatgagaattgcctgaacctgtaggcagaggttgcagtgaaccgagattgcaccactgcatcccagcctgggcgacagagcaagactcaatctccaaaaagaaaaaaaaaaaaaaaagaaaactgaggtttagagagttAAACGACTTGCTCAAGACTCCTAAGACATGATAGAGCAGAACTGGTCCTACATCTTCCTGGGAAGAAACCTATGCCCTTGTCATGGTGCCAGGCAGCATGCTCTGCTGAGTGGCACCAATGCCACCACGCCGAGTTTACTTTCTGAGCTGCTCTCCAATGCACCCCTTCCTTTAGACTCTCACGGCCACCATCTTTGCCCAGCCTCCATCAACTCCTTCTTGCATTCTTGTCCCAGCCTCCTAAAGGAAGCAGGTGGACATCTGGGGTGTGATGCATGGGGGAGAGGGCAGTGGGGTGCCAGGATGAATGGGCACTGGGGTGGGGAGTGCAGGGGGCTGGATTCAGGCGTGCAGACTGGGGGGTGTCACTGCTCCCTGGGGTATCCTGCTTCCTCactaccaaacacacacacaaagtcccAGAATACTGGGCACAGGGGAGCCACTTACCCAGAGGTGACAGGGTGACAACTTGGTGCCAAGTGCACAGCAGAAATGACTTCCTTTGACTCACCCGATCTGGGGTGGCAGGAAGAACGGGACGAGAGGAGGGGCGTCTGGGGAGGGAAGGGTGCATCCCGTGCATCTCACCTGGCTTGGCTGGgaaattcaggagttcaaggttcaCAAGGACTTCTGAGAGGTTGGATTTGTGGCAACAGGCAGACCCTGATGGGCGCCCATGTGTAGGGTGGGTGGCAGTCCCTGTCAGAAGAGCACAGTGAGCCCATTGTCAGACAGACTTCTGTCCATGCAGACTTCTGCCCTGGAAAGGGTGTGGTCCCAGATGGGGCTGGGGAGGAAAACAGGTGGCAGCTATGGAGTGCCTTGCCCTTTGGTCTCCGGATGGGAGGGCTTTCAACAGTCAACAGGGACGGGAACAGGAGGCACAGATAGCAGCTGAAGCCGAGGGCACTGCTAACCAGATGGTAAACGGGGATGCTGCAGATCGAAGAAGTCAAGAGGATCTCTTTTGGGGGGAGGTGGAGTGGGGGGAAgggacacagagtctcgctctgttgcccaggctggagtgcagtggtgcaatctcagctcactgcaacctccgcctcccaggttcacacgattctcctgcctcagcctcctgagtaactgggattacaggcgcccaccaccatgcccggctaattttttgcatatttaatagagatggggtttcaccgtgtaggccagagcggtctcaaaactcctgacctcaggcaatccacctcaggtctcagcctcccgaagtgctgggattaaaggcgtgagccaccgtgcccagctgagagGATCTTTTTGTATGTCTCAGTGTCATGGCTGCCTCTTAGATGTTAAAGGCCCAAGGAGAAGGAAGCAGGTCAAGCTGTCCAGAGACATATCTGACCACCTCGGATGACAGCAAGAGCCCCACCAAGGGAGGTATGCAAGCACCCCATGACAGATCTCCATGTAGGAAATTCAAGTCTCAGATGAAGGATCCCTATTCAGCCGAGGCATTCTGGGATCCAGTGAATGATGTATTTCAGACTTCATGTTATAAGCGCTCAGAGTCCACTGGAAAAACCAACACGGAAATAATTAGAGCCTGAGTATAgtggttgatgcctgtaatctcagcaccttgggaaggttacttgagcccagaagttcaaggctagcctgagcaacatggtaagaccccgtctctacaaaaataaatatttaaaattagccaggtgcactgctgaccccaagtgatcctcccaccttggcttcccaaagtgctgagattacagatgtgaaccggagttcaagaccagcctggccaacatggtgaatcctcatctctactaaaaatacaaaaattagctgggcatggtggtgggcacctgtaatcccagctactcaggagcctgaagcaggagaattgcttgaacccgggaggcagaggttgcggtgagccgggattgcaccactgcactccaacctgagtgacagaaagagactgcatcttggctgggggcagtggctcacacctgtaatcccagcactttgggaggccgaggcgggaggatcacgaggtcaggagattgagactatcctggctaacacggtgaaaccccgtgtctactaaaaatacaaaaaattagccgggtgttgtggcaggtgcctgtagtcccagctacttgggaggctgaggcagaagaatggcgtgaacccgggaggcggagcttgcagtgagctgagatcgtgccactgcactccaacctgggtgacagagcgagactctgtctcaaaaaaaaaaaaaaaaagagagagagagaaagacagagactccatctcaaacaacaacaacaaaaattaactaggtgcaGTGGCAGACA from Rhinopithecus roxellana isolate Shanxi Qingling chromosome 6, ASM756505v1, whole genome shotgun sequence carries:
- the CCL24 gene encoding C-C motif chemokine 24, with the protein product MAGPMTIVTSLLFLGVCAHHIIPTGSVVIPSSCCMLFLSKRIPENRVVSYQLSNRSTCLNVGVIFTTKKGQQFCGDPKQAWVQRYMKNLDAKQKKASPRARAVDVKGPVQR